From Homalodisca vitripennis isolate AUS2020 unplaced genomic scaffold, UT_GWSS_2.1 ScUCBcl_3097;HRSCAF=8387, whole genome shotgun sequence:
aaatttcaagtttctagcacttctagaagttaggttagaatttgtatacattatcagtgagtgagtggtttcacatgcggctgtatagtatattagatccACACTTACCGCCACCCCTTCCAGAATACAGAACCATGAGGGATATTGGAACACGGAATCTTCTGCATCTCCGCAAGGCAGGATCCGGAAGCTCCCAAAAGCGCACAGATTCATAAAGACTACTGTTTGCACACCAAGGAGGACAAAACTGGACTGCAGCTGCGGTTTGTTTGATACCGAACTTCTGAGGTTATGTGCAATTGTTCACTAGCCTCTGCCATATAATTCCTCTTTTACGACTAATAAACCGGAAACCTTATCTGAACGTGCTTTTCTTGGATCTCGGATATACTTGTTTCTGCTAATAACAGTACGCCTTTAGATGCTGACTAATACATCCAATTCAAATATTTCACTGTACACGTCAACTTGTTTCGTGAACTTCTTATTAGTCACGTAGCTCTTTCATAGGTTTCTGTCGATATGTCACGGACCTGGTGCTGATTGTCGAGACTGTCGTATAATTGGTGATTCTGCGAAGTTAGTAAATACCAAACTATACCATgcttaatatttacatatataattaaataacgaacagtgttaaaaataaataatcaacaaaacagcgaataagtaataaatataagtaagttaactaaaaaagaacaaaaaggcaaaaaaaaaactaagacaataataaatagtcCAATACAAAAACGAGCAAAACAGTAAtagatgtgtggtgtatgataagaaataaataacaataaagtgataaaaaaatttgacAGATAACCATatgcaaaaataacaatacataaactagcaacatgcaagaaaagatCAATACTCATgttatatctatttaatttaatgtcgCTGATAGTTCGTTTGAACtatgataaatgataaataatacacttaattttttacattacatttgatTCTTGAAATAAACTGCTCTACCGCGTGCTGATAACAGACCACGGTGACGATGGATGGCGCCTTGGACTGATTGCGCCTGAGCCGGGAAGGCTGGACTGAGCTGGGCTAATCGATACTCAGTTTGATGCTATTGGCTGGCTAGGCTGGTCCAATGAAAAACTAGTTTTGTGTGCATTGTCTGGGCTGGGCTGGCAATTTTTACGGTCAAGTTGTATACTTGTTGTTGGCCGGGCTGGACTGAtcctatgaaaataataataggcctatattattGACTAGGCTAGGCctctaaagaaaataataataatacatttattggcCTGGCTGGTCTGATATaacgaaaaaaattatattattattggctGGGATAGACTCATTtgtgaacataaaataatattttactagcTAGGCTGGGCTGATCTAACGAAAATAGTAATATAGTTTTTTGGCTAAGCTGAGCAGatcttatgaaaataataaaactattggtTGGGCTGGTCTGATCTAAcgaaaataataagatatttattgtttCGGCTGGGCTGatccaattaaaatttacaatatagtaTGTATTAGCTGGGCTGGGCTGAtctaatgaaaattatattaatatatttattggctGGGCTTCGCTATAGAACCcgattatgttatgttttaaacacatctcacaaaatattcctcaaagtttttatttattacaaaggcttacctttgtaatataaaaactttattatatgatAAACGACACTTTTATTCCTCATGTCAGTTTTTTATATCATAGTTAAAATGGTCGTTTTTACTCACATGAACCCAAAATATAGAGGAATATAAGCAAAAAACGCTCCGGCTACTTTCTGGAAATTCAATTTGACTCGATATTAGAAACTATAGGCGTATATGAGTTAAAGTGACAGAGTTATAGTACGCTTAATGcatataaaccaaaaataaagaGGAATTTACAAGAAACCGGCAGCTTTTTGGTGATTCCTGTTGATTCAATATTGAAACTTATGCACACATGGTTAAGTACTATTATTGGTTACACGTGCCTTGGAGTTGTTCTACTGCCATCATTGTTTCACTTAGATGGCAGTGGCTGACAAGCATACACGTAGTTATATCGCTCTTCCAAACTTAATGTTCAAGTGTTATTATATCACTAATTAAATGTGTTGTGtgtagtaaaatacaatattgagaGCCTATCAgtaagtattaaagtaataagcAATATTGTTGAGTTAGTAATACTCCTGTTGGAAGTTACGTTTGCAAACCTAACCTACAAAATGGCAACCTGTGGAGTATGTAATAGTGGTTTTACTCAAAGGCAACTTAAGGTAACCTGCTCTGATTGCAATGTTAGTTTCCACGGTACTTGTGTGAAGATGAGCAAGGCTGACATTGAGTTCCTAAATAATGAAAGTATGATGTGGCGGTGTGATCCCTGCAGCAAAAAGCGGCGCAGTAGCCTAAGATTAGAGTTACAAGCTACAGAGGGTAAACTAACTTTAGAGGATGTAATGAAAgcaataaatgaactaaaatgtgaTCAAAAGACAAATGTTACTGAATTCAATACATCCTATGAATTGATGAATAGCAAGATTGATGAAAATACCTCTGCCCTGAAAGAGAACACGGTGAAAATTATAGAGTACCTCGATAGGATTGATGCTCTCACAGCAGAAAATAAACAGctcaaagataaagttttcaACCTAGAGCAGAAGGTTGAAGACATAGAGCAGTACTCTAGGCGTAACTGTGTGGAGCTTCAAGGTGTACCTGTGGTAGGCAATGTGCTAGACACAGTGAAGGAGGTGGGAAAGGCTCTTGGTATGGAAGTAACTGATACCATGGTTGATGCATGCCACACTCTAGCAACACGATCCAGTGATTCAAAGCCACCTGgaatcattataaaatttgttaggaGGTTTGATGCGGAAAATATGATGGCCAAAAGAAGAGCAAAGAAGGACTTTTCAACTCGGCACATAGGTTTAACAAGTGACGAACCAATTTATGTCAATGAGTCTCTTACTCCAACCAGAAGAAGACTGCTCGGTATGACCAGGGACTTTAAGAAAAAGAACAATTACCAGTTTGTGTGGGTGCGAGGAGGTAAAATCTTTCTGCGAAAAGATGAAAAAGGGACCCGTTTCTGTGATAAGGTTCCAGGCTGACCTTGACAACCTTTAGGTATGTTGATTacactacatattttaaatatagtgaaggactatttaatttattgttttggtttgtgtttataaatttgtattagatgtaggcctaataattgttataaagctttattttaccTGTGAAAGTGGTGGTACTTGGGTAGTCATGTCTTCAATCTTCTGAAAATGCTTTCCTTTTATCAATAACCTATTATGAAAGAaactataaacttacaaaaaactagttttttaaatactttaactgGCTTCTTAATATGCCACCAAAATATTAGAAGCATGAGagaaaattttgatatgtttttagcTGAGCTTGTTGTGCtgaataaattaccaaatataataatcctatcagaaatatggataaataattCTGAAACTTCCTATTATTCTATACCTAAGGTACtcatcattttttaatacaaatgaaaactATAGGGCCGGAGGAgttgctatttatattaatgaaaacgtTACTAAAGTATCACAAATTGCATGCAATTTTGTATCGGCCGATGTactacaaatttcatttaaagaatttGGTTACAATTTCAATCTATTAGCGGTATATAGGCTACATCACTCGTCTGgtgaattgtttataaaagaatTGTCAGAATTCTTATTGAACCCAGTGGTCAAGAACTGTGACAACCTATTGATTGCTGGGGATATGAACTTGAATCTTTTGGAGGATAGGGAACTAATAGATAACTATAAGCTTACCTTAGCTTTAAATGGCTTAAAGTCCATGATAAATGAACCAACACGAATAACACAGATATCACAAACTTGCATTGATCATGTATTAGTTCGAATTCGGAACAGAAACAAAATAGGAGTACAAGCACTGGTAATTGATAGCGGGCTGACTGACCATTGTTTATCAGCTGTACTGTTGGTGCGGGAGGGGGAAGACACACTTAGCAATATCAAGGTTACGGAGCCAGTGCCCTCTATCAGTATCAATCACGAATATTTCAGTGATAagctaaataatgtaaattgggATTTCGTTTTTAAGGAAAAGAATGCATCTCACGCTTTTGATTTGTTCCAcgataaattttgtaacttattaAGAAAAAGCGAGAAGGTtgtgcataaaaaatttaaatttcctaaaCTAAAGCCATGGATTACAGATAAAacgtgtaaactaattaaaaagcgtaacagtttattaaaagcaattaaaaaaatcccGACAATATGGAATTAttaacgtattttaaaacatttagaaacaagTTAAAGATAGACATAAGGAATCAAAAAGatagttattacagtaatttatttgaaaaatataagggAAATTCTAAGAAAACTTGGAAGGTTTTAAAAGAGGTAAGTGGTCAACAAACCAAAGTAaatggtttgatttatttaaaagaagacaATATAAGCATAGTTGAACCTTTAGCTGTAGCTGAagcatttaatacatatttcttgtacatttctgaaaaattaataaataaacaaaaaacttataaaacggTTGATCTTGAGCTGATAGATTGTAAAGACAGCTTTACTACCCAACCGTTATCAAAATCGATGTTTCTATCTCCTGTATTAGACAATGATCTAGAAAGAGcagtaaactatttgaaaaatggaaCTACACCAGGTCTTGATGGAGTAAATTCGACAATAATTAAGAttcattttaaggaaattaagaaTGTACTCCTGTACATTATAAATCTAAGCTTTGAGACAGGGGTTTTTCCTGAAAGGCTTAAAAAACGCTATGGTAATTCCGATTTTTAAGAAGGGTTCAAGGGATGCTTGcaataattatagaccaatatcttTACTATCTTCCTTTGCTAAAATTGTTGAAAGGATTATGAAACAGAAATTAGttgattttttggaaaaaaataacatacttagTCGGAACCAATTTGGGTTTAGAAGTGGTATAAATACAGAAGCGGCACTAATAGAATTTATGGACAGGTTGTCTAAAGGTGTAAACGATGGGAGAAAAGTTAGTGGCCTATTTTTAGACATAACAAAAGCTTTCGACACTGTGAATCATAGAGTTTTGCTAGAAAAGTTACATAATTGTGGGGTTAGAGGAATGGTACACAACTGGTTTAGAAGTTATTTACAGAGGAGGATGCAATGTGTTAAAGTTAACGGAGTAGTAAGTGGAATGGGGGAAATCAAACACGGTGTGCCGCAGGGGTCGGTTTTAGGGGctacgttatttttaatatacattaatgacTTGTGCAATGCTAAATTAAATGCTAGTATCACTTCTTTCGCTGATGATACTGCTTTGTCTTATTCCGAAGAGTCTTGGAACGAAGTAGCTATTAAGATGAACAGGGATTTGCTTTCGATTCAAtggtggttttgtaaaaacaatatggcATTGAGCCCTGAAAAAACTCAATTTATCAATTTActctattaaaaagaataataaacaggaaaataaaattgttttgaaatgcatTACTTGTATAAATAAGTGGTGGTTTTTGCAACGATGGTTGCTGCGAACTAAAGGAAGCACGTAGcgtgaaatatttaggaattatatTAGATGAAAAGTTAAATTGGAAAGATCACATAACACacctcaaacaaaaaataaataataccacaAGACTCTTCTATTGTATTCGAAGTATGTGTAGTGATagtttattaagaacattatatctTTCATTAGTTCATAGTAGATTAGAATACGGAATAGTGTGTTGTGGAGGTACATATGTCTCAAACTTAAAACCTATAATTACAGCACAGAAAAAGTTTATGAggataataactaaaagtaatcgATTTTGAACAttctttcccaattttttgttccttaaaagttcttcctttaagatatatttatgtatataaggtactcaaaatttttttcttaagaagtagaaactgtagggaaaattataagtatattaacagactgcgtagtaataaaaatgtgttcgtaCCGAAGCCAACAAACACGTATTTTACAAAATCGTTTAATTTTTAGCacctacattatttaacaaattgccaaacaacataaaagatttaagtaatataaatgtttttcttaaaaaattaagactatggttgtttacaattcagaatattgaagatttattgttttatatttgtaattagttgttttagttttccctcCTACTTTACTCCACTGTACTTTGCTTTACTTACTGTATATTGccgtgtattataattattataagtattattgttattaaataataaattctctcaataagtatttaagttgttttgtctaatgattttgtaagtgttcgtattataaattgtagtagtttggaagagtagtatttattatatatttgattgtgtattatagatttaagtataattactttatttctgtttatataatttagttgccaTATGAATGGTGATATTTAGGATTGCAATAAAGCctccaatcaggctaagccttggaggattaaatatttctcacgatatacttattaaatgtatgtatgtatgtaaaagtgttgtttgagaaataaatttctttctttctttctttctttctatataTGGGTTTCACATCCCTATTTCACGACTTCCTCATTGGTACGTTGTGTCTCACCACTTCGTCTTTCCATGATAGAGATGCAGCACTTTATAAAACGTTATGTTTCTAACTTGTATGTGGCGGAGAGTAGTCAATATGGGCGAGAGAGTTCCTTCTCTAATTACATAGGTACAAATTGCGCCGGTGCGATCACTTTTCTACCCAACCTTCTGTTAACCCTGAACTCATGTTTTCCGCAAATAAGCGAGTCTACACTGTCTCTCAACAAGTTTTATCTTAACCATTTTATTAATCGTTCATCGTGTTCTATTTCAAAGGTAGATTTGACCGGTAATCAAAATATTAAGTGACCTGGAACTggcaatcgacattataatgtcgatctaaCATGCACCCATTTTGTCGGTTTACACAGTACATAAGTCAACACTACCACCACTGcttgtatattatttcaaacttaacGAATTGCTGATTTCagtagtaaaatttgttttactaacaCTGATGTCACAGTGACGTCATAACATTTCCAGAACGATCTTTATCATCTGGACATTTTGAAGCAGGCATCTGTGTGTGTTTTGGTGTTTAGACTTAGTCACACAAGCTAATTATTTCGTGTGATTGTGTTAATTACTTATAATCTTGTTTactatgcaaatttttaaatcgATGTGTACTGtcttttttagtaattttatggtTGTATATGAGATATTTTTTAACTAGTAAGCGTTGATCAATATGGGCTTTAAGGAAGTGCTGTTAAAAGTGTTACGGAGCTACAGTATTAGTGATATATCCTGGATGTGGttaattatgttagtttataGCTTTATTTGACgctctcatttaaatattgtcCCAAAATTTTGCTGATTTTTTACATTAGAGAACTTGTTAACCTGTCAGACTGAACAACGTAAGCCTTGGCAGTGACACTTAGGTTTCACTTTATGCTTCGTTGAACGCGGGGGGGAGGATATGGTAGGGTTGTACTGTACCCAAATGTGAAAGTCAGATCGGTCAGCCACAGACACAacttacagttggaggaatttagctgtgctcgtagggttcaaatactaccctttcaacaaatagaCGCTGCCTGTGTGGTGgattgcgtttacgtgctagccgctgagatgaaggcgcaacaatctcttaacgactttaaactcaagATTTTGACTTGCAGATTAGTACTGACGAATACGTAATTTTCTAAAACACGTTAagcaacactataacaactggaAAACAAAGATGAGTCCTATTATTGCCATTATTtagtattctcttattatttaattccaccacaatcagcaatgtcacaaaacagactgattttagcgagtgtgatgagttatttgggccaatacgattcgtgaaaggagggttttactcATGCACTACTACAACCAAAGACTTTTGCATGCTGATAAGGCAGCCAGTTCATTGCTGGCTGAGCTGACCCGGGGCTCTGTACTATTAGACAGCCTGGGAAGTGTAAGAATACCCCAGATTTTGAGCTGTACCCTCGGCCCAATAAAGATGTCCAACGAGGCTGAGGTACGTCCTAAGTTCGACCGTATTGTTTGGTGTGGATAGCCGGGCTATTTCGATAAAGCCAGAACATGGATCTTTGAAACACATGCGCGTAAAGTGCGCTCCGCCATTTTATTCGCCTCTTACGACAAACAAGAATACTGTGGTCTATTCTAACCTGGAGC
This genomic window contains:
- the LOC124372391 gene encoding uncharacterized protein LOC124372391; translated protein: MSKADIEFLNNESMMWRCDPCSKKRRSSLRLELQATEGKLTLEDVMKAINELKCDQKTNVTEFNTSYELMNSKIDENTSALKENTVKIIEYLDRIDALTAENKQLKDKVFNLEQKVEDIEQYSRRNCVELQGVPVVGNVLDTVKEVGKALGMEVTDTMVDACHTLATRSSDSKPPGIIIKFVRRFDAENMMAKRRAKKDFSTRHIGLTSDEPIYVNESLTPTRRRLLGMTRDFKKKNNYQFVWVRGGKIFLRKDEKGTRFCDKVPG